Proteins encoded in a region of the Diospyros lotus cultivar Yz01 chromosome 9, ASM1463336v1, whole genome shotgun sequence genome:
- the LOC127809710 gene encoding uncharacterized protein LOC127809710: MDKTSRSEQQTRDEGGEKRANLEGLPLESSPYTQYKDLDDYNRQGYGAQGHQQPKPGRGAGATDAPTPSGAAVNSDAQNSATGAVNRQGVP; the protein is encoded by the coding sequence atggacaAGACGAGCAGATCGGAGCAGCAGACAAGAGATGAAGGCGGAGAGAAAAGGGCGAATTTGGAAGGGTTACCATTAGAGAGCAGTCCGTACACGCAATACAAGGACTTGGACGACTACAATCGCCAGGGCTACGGCGCTCAGGGCCACCAGCAGCCCAAGCCCGGCCGCGGCGCCGGCGCCACAGACGCTCCCACCCCTTCCGGCGCTGCCGTCAATTCCGACGCTCAGAACTCCGCCACCGGAGCCGTCAACCGCCAGGGCGTCCCTTAA